A stretch of Caldanaerobius polysaccharolyticus DSM 13641 DNA encodes these proteins:
- the cobU gene encoding bifunctional adenosylcobinamide kinase/adenosylcobinamide-phosphate guanylyltransferase, giving the protein MGRLIMITGGARSGKSTFAEKLAAKASSVLYVATSIPFDDEMKDRVKKHRERRPAHWNTYEGYKGLKKVIAEADKEVVLLDCMTVMIANLLMDEGGDWDKIPLSSVDEIERGIEQEVVGIVEGARDSKAMVIVVSNEVGMGLVPEYRLGRVFRDIAGRMNQLVAADADEVYLMVSGIPVKIK; this is encoded by the coding sequence ATGGGACGGCTTATAATGATTACAGGCGGTGCCAGATCTGGCAAAAGCACTTTTGCAGAAAAGCTGGCGGCAAAGGCCAGCAGCGTGCTATACGTCGCTACATCCATCCCTTTTGACGATGAGATGAAGGATAGGGTCAAAAAACACAGGGAAAGAAGACCTGCTCACTGGAACACCTATGAGGGCTATAAAGGTTTAAAGAAGGTAATTGCAGAGGCTGATAAAGAAGTGGTGCTGCTGGACTGTATGACAGTTATGATCGCCAATTTGCTTATGGACGAAGGCGGTGACTGGGATAAGATACCTTTAAGCTCCGTAGATGAAATAGAGAGGGGTATAGAGCAGGAGGTTGTGGGTATTGTGGAGGGCGCCAGAGACTCAAAAGCGATGGTCATTGTGGTCTCCAACGAGGTAGGTATGGGTTTGGTGCCTGAATACAGGTTGGGACGGGTTTTTAGGGACATAGCAGGAAGGATGAACCAGCTGGTAGCCGCAGATGCGGACGAAGTTTATTTGATGGTGTCCGGTATACCTGTTAAAATAAAATAG
- a CDS encoding histidine phosphatase family protein, whose protein sequence is MRVYLIRHGETDANQKGIYAGWSEAELTPKGMEQTDRIVDFLKEVGIDGVYASPSKRCMHVAMAFMGTVPVKALEELREQNFGVFEGLMWHQAKRQYPMEWERWCRDPEYRIPGGESFSEFYSRVIKGFEGIVAGGAQSVAVITHGGPIKAILSYIVCGDQGAFWRFKVDNGSVSMINIAGDGYAVIEKVNCTFAVGKWL, encoded by the coding sequence ATGCGGGTATATCTTATAAGGCATGGAGAAACAGACGCTAACCAAAAGGGTATATACGCTGGCTGGAGCGAGGCTGAGTTGACACCAAAAGGCATGGAGCAGACAGATAGGATCGTGGATTTTTTAAAAGAAGTCGGCATTGATGGCGTGTACGCCAGCCCTAGCAAGAGGTGTATGCATGTTGCCATGGCCTTTATGGGTACGGTGCCTGTTAAGGCTCTGGAGGAGTTACGAGAACAAAACTTTGGGGTATTTGAAGGCTTGATGTGGCACCAAGCAAAAAGACAATATCCCATGGAGTGGGAAAGGTGGTGCCGTGATCCTGAGTACCGGATACCTGGTGGAGAGAGCTTTTCGGAGTTTTACAGTAGGGTCATAAAAGGGTTTGAGGGGATTGTAGCAGGTGGTGCTCAAAGCGTCGCTGTAATAACCCATGGCGGCCCTATAAAGGCTATATTGTCTTATATAGTTTGCGGCGATCAAGGGGCTTTTTGGAGGTTTAAGGTAGATAATGGCAGCGTTTCTATGATAAACATTGCAGGAGATGGTTATGCAGTGATTGAAAAAGTGAATTGTACTTTTGCGGTGGGGAAATGGCTATGA
- a CDS encoding CobD/CbiB family cobalamin biosynthesis protein, whose translation MIQVVIAYVMNLILGDPPGWPHPVKVISDFVSRMECSLKARYKDPRGEKKAGIILCTAVVFLTFAVAYALMFVASVLGRYAVMAVNIILMYTAFDARGLDVKMSKVHRSLKIGDVACARKALSPMVSNAEHLDQDDISKVAVKVIIENINDRIVAPLMYAVIGGAPLALVYRAVSVLNAMLDVKEDGHAHLGWASAKLNGILNFIPARITKLATLAAAEILRYDNETKAVEADGIIGAIKVMYASSVISLLFFLLVKFLLTA comes from the coding sequence GTGATACAGGTAGTCATCGCATACGTTATGAATCTGATTTTAGGCGATCCCCCGGGATGGCCCCATCCTGTAAAGGTTATAAGCGATTTCGTATCCCGCATGGAATGTAGTTTAAAAGCGAGGTACAAAGATCCCAGGGGTGAAAAGAAAGCGGGTATAATCCTTTGTACGGCGGTAGTGTTTTTGACGTTTGCCGTCGCATATGCTCTGATGTTTGTGGCATCGGTCTTGGGGCGATACGCTGTAATGGCAGTGAACATTATTCTTATGTATACGGCGTTTGATGCCAGAGGACTTGACGTAAAGATGAGCAAAGTGCATAGATCGTTGAAAATAGGGGATGTGGCTTGCGCCAGAAAAGCTTTATCGCCGATGGTGAGCAATGCAGAACACCTGGACCAGGATGACATTTCCAAGGTTGCAGTAAAGGTGATAATAGAGAACATAAACGACAGGATAGTTGCGCCTCTTATGTACGCTGTTATAGGAGGTGCGCCTCTGGCTTTAGTCTATAGAGCTGTCAGCGTGTTGAACGCTATGTTGGATGTTAAAGAGGACGGACATGCCCATCTGGGTTGGGCTTCTGCAAAGTTAAACGGCATTTTAAACTTTATTCCAGCCAGGATAACAAAGCTGGCGACGCTGGCGGCAGCTGAGATATTGCGGTACGATAATGAGACAAAGGCCGTTGAAGCGGATGGTATAATAGGCGCCATAAAGGTAATGTATGCCTCGTCGGTGATATCCTTGCTTTTTTTCTTGCTCGTGAAATTTTTGCTGACGGCATGA
- a CDS encoding ABC transporter ATP-binding protein encodes MLKLVDVHFSYDKREVLKGIHLDVGEGSFIGLIGPNGSGKSTLLKSISGYLKPSKGKVLLNGIDISAMDIKARARHIGYVPQDTSIDFDFTCEDIVRMGRMPYHKWFGKETEEDRKAVEHAMRVTNTWHMKDVPITHLSGGERQRVLIARAICQQPEVLLLDEPVSHLDIKYQYDIMDMVSRLSRCGMTVIAVLHDLSLASQYCRDIALICDGMVIASGSPQEVITAENIKKAYRADVLIMPNPVNGMPVVVPSQSKEGSLSDTGSHRIRYESDFRRSPGMAPSCKGYKRFRIPHGM; translated from the coding sequence CACTTGGATGTAGGAGAAGGCAGCTTTATCGGTTTGATAGGTCCCAATGGTTCGGGCAAGAGTACCCTTTTGAAGTCTATATCAGGTTATCTAAAGCCCTCAAAGGGCAAGGTCTTGCTAAACGGCATAGACATAAGCGCCATGGATATAAAGGCCAGGGCCAGGCACATAGGGTATGTGCCGCAAGACACATCAATAGACTTTGATTTTACCTGTGAAGACATAGTGAGGATGGGGCGTATGCCATATCATAAGTGGTTTGGAAAGGAGACAGAAGAGGACAGGAAAGCTGTAGAGCACGCCATGCGTGTGACCAACACGTGGCATATGAAGGACGTGCCTATAACTCATTTGAGCGGCGGAGAAAGGCAGAGGGTGCTGATAGCCAGAGCGATCTGTCAACAGCCGGAGGTTTTGCTTCTAGACGAACCTGTATCCCATTTGGATATAAAATATCAGTATGATATAATGGATATGGTATCGCGATTGAGCCGTTGTGGTATGACCGTGATAGCGGTGCTTCACGATCTTAGTTTAGCGTCCCAATATTGTCGCGATATAGCGTTGATTTGCGATGGGATGGTGATAGCGTCGGGTAGCCCGCAGGAGGTCATAACCGCTGAGAATATAAAAAAGGCCTATCGGGCAGATGTGCTTATTATGCCAAACCCTGTTAACGGTATGCCCGTGGTAGTGCCTTCACAGAGTAAAGAAGGGAGCTTAAGTGATACAGGTAGTCATCGCATACGTTATGAATCTGATTTTAGGCGATCCCCCGGGATGGCCCCATCCTGTAAAGGTTATAAGCGATTTCGTATCCCGCATGGAATGTAG
- a CDS encoding ABC transporter substrate-binding protein produces the protein MRKKVWGIALSLLLAISLLAGCSGGNKQASSSGKSQKGERVTLTMWYWNRSVEDKLIKDVSKVYPNITINATKIGGDYNAKLKTTMAAGSGMPDIVCINTNVADYYQYKDKFVNLLAPPYNAGDLKDQYFEWKWQMGVTPDQKTMIAFPMDTGPTALFYREDLFQKAGLPTDPQQVANTIKTWKDYFDAAQKLKNIGVYAFDNIGDNVFINATQQKTTLFLDTNNNFVGDRQEIKDIFDMAVQARKLGYSANVARYTTDWNAAMNTGKVASFVGAVWMKQILEDAAPDTSGKWRIAPAPGGPGNSGGSFIAISASSKHPQEAWQAIKWMMSAENQKRQLKTMNLFPSAKAVFDDESVFVKEPFFGGQETNRVFADAAKNIPVFYYGPNTEGIRGLYTEQLKLVESQNKAADKAWQDALKNIKKQYFSGR, from the coding sequence ATGCGCAAGAAAGTGTGGGGAATTGCGCTGTCGCTTTTGTTAGCGATAAGCCTTTTGGCAGGATGCTCAGGCGGTAATAAACAGGCTTCATCTTCTGGTAAGTCTCAAAAGGGCGAACGTGTCACATTGACTATGTGGTACTGGAACAGGTCTGTGGAAGACAAATTGATAAAAGATGTGAGCAAGGTATACCCCAATATTACGATAAACGCTACCAAAATCGGTGGCGATTACAACGCGAAGCTGAAGACTACGATGGCAGCGGGCTCGGGCATGCCTGATATCGTCTGTATAAACACCAACGTAGCTGATTATTATCAGTACAAAGACAAGTTTGTAAACTTGCTTGCCCCACCTTATAACGCCGGTGATCTCAAGGATCAGTATTTCGAATGGAAGTGGCAGATGGGAGTCACTCCAGATCAAAAGACAATGATAGCTTTTCCTATGGATACAGGTCCTACTGCGCTATTCTACAGAGAAGATCTATTCCAGAAGGCGGGTTTACCTACCGATCCTCAACAGGTAGCCAATACTATAAAGACGTGGAAGGATTACTTTGATGCAGCTCAAAAACTTAAAAATATAGGCGTATATGCCTTTGACAATATAGGCGACAATGTATTTATAAATGCAACTCAGCAGAAGACCACGCTGTTTTTAGATACCAACAACAACTTTGTAGGAGATAGGCAGGAGATAAAAGACATATTTGACATGGCAGTACAAGCCCGTAAATTGGGTTACAGCGCTAATGTAGCTCGTTATACTACAGACTGGAATGCCGCTATGAATACGGGTAAGGTAGCTTCCTTTGTAGGAGCTGTGTGGATGAAACAGATTCTGGAGGATGCTGCACCTGATACATCGGGTAAATGGCGTATAGCTCCGGCTCCAGGTGGCCCTGGCAATAGCGGTGGATCTTTTATAGCCATTTCTGCGTCTAGCAAGCACCCCCAGGAAGCATGGCAGGCGATTAAGTGGATGATGTCTGCTGAAAACCAGAAGAGGCAGCTTAAGACCATGAACCTCTTCCCCTCAGCAAAAGCTGTTTTTGACGATGAGAGCGTATTCGTAAAGGAGCCGTTTTTTGGAGGGCAGGAGACCAACAGGGTCTTTGCAGATGCTGCGAAGAACATCCCTGTATTCTATTACGGGCCTAATACAGAGGGTATAAGAGGGCTCTACACAGAGCAGTTGAAATTGGTAGAATCGCAGAATAAAGCTGCGGATAAGGCATGGCAGGATGCGCTGAAAAATATAAAGAAACAGTATTTCTCGGGTAGATAA
- a CDS encoding carbohydrate ABC transporter permease — protein sequence MDSLTAIERSKKKFPLKSRGTWHEIWKNRFIYLYISPFYILFLVFGAFPIIYSFILSFNKWDGIGQMQYVGLSQYRALLQDHDFWQSIANTFIIWVESTIPMLFFALVIAFLLNAKDLAGREAYKTFYFLPNVTSIVAVAIIFGQIFGNYGIINFILTKLGLQPIQWRDVPHWVQVAISSMVFWRWVGYNAIIYLAGLQRIPTDLYEAATVDGATKIQIFFKIVIPLLNPIILFTVITSTIGGLQLFTEPQVFVGNSGGPNGGGMTIVLYLYNEAFVRNLYGYASAVAWALAIIIFAFSAVNWFATKQLQ from the coding sequence GTGGATAGCTTAACGGCAATAGAGCGATCTAAGAAGAAGTTTCCTTTAAAGTCGAGAGGTACGTGGCACGAAATCTGGAAAAACAGGTTTATATATCTTTATATATCTCCTTTTTATATATTATTCCTGGTTTTTGGGGCGTTCCCGATTATTTATTCATTTATCCTCTCTTTCAATAAGTGGGACGGAATTGGGCAGATGCAATATGTAGGCCTGAGCCAGTACAGAGCTTTGCTGCAAGACCATGATTTTTGGCAGTCCATAGCCAATACCTTTATAATCTGGGTGGAATCTACCATACCTATGCTCTTTTTCGCGTTGGTTATTGCGTTTCTCCTCAATGCCAAAGACCTCGCTGGAAGGGAAGCGTATAAGACTTTTTATTTTCTTCCCAATGTGACATCTATTGTGGCGGTGGCGATAATATTTGGGCAGATTTTCGGAAATTACGGAATAATTAATTTCATATTGACGAAGTTGGGTTTACAACCCATACAGTGGAGGGACGTTCCCCATTGGGTTCAGGTGGCCATATCTTCCATGGTTTTCTGGAGATGGGTAGGCTATAACGCTATAATATATCTAGCTGGATTACAGCGCATTCCCACAGACCTATACGAGGCAGCAACTGTAGATGGTGCTACAAAGATACAGATATTCTTTAAGATTGTAATTCCCTTGCTCAACCCTATAATATTGTTTACGGTTATAACATCTACTATAGGTGGATTGCAGCTGTTTACTGAGCCTCAGGTTTTTGTGGGAAACAGTGGAGGGCCCAATGGAGGTGGCATGACCATAGTGCTTTACCTTTATAACGAAGCCTTTGTGAGAAATCTGTACGGGTACGCTTCAGCGGTAGCATGGGCATTGGCTATTATAATATTTGCTTTTTCAGCTGTAAACTGGTTTGCCACAAAGCAACTACAATAA
- the cobA gene encoding uroporphyrinogen-III C-methyltransferase — protein sequence MGKVFLVGAGPGDPELITKKAERVLKKADAVVYDRLVNREILSLAKVGAEMIDVGKIPGCHSVPQEEINRLLVQKARQYEVVVRLKGGDPFVFGRGGEEALFLRQHGVPFEIVPGITSAVAVPAYAGIPVTHRDLSSSVHIVTGHERCDRDKSVLDFKALAGLEGTLVFLMGIKNIEHIVKELAKNGKKEETPVAVISRGTTPHQTTVVGTLKDICRKVKESGIGNPAVIVIGDVVYMRDQIGWHETDGKKRILLTRAPEQSAELIESLRDCGYQVISCPTVKIEPVYGAFEAFSRRIEEYDYLVFSSVNSVKVLDEAMFLWRFDVRKLKGKKIAAVGAATAKALEKIHICADIVPGDFTSDALAEMMAAEVKGKRVAVLTSDIGGEKLIEKLRQHGGYVDKVPLYHNVPNYEIKDYLIEQLIRGLDLAIFTSPSTFNYLIEIAGDSANLLRDVRIMAIGPVTSQAILEKGYKVDLMPQRHDTEGIIALIKRDG from the coding sequence ATGGGCAAGGTGTTTTTAGTGGGCGCAGGGCCTGGTGATCCTGAACTCATAACTAAGAAAGCTGAGAGGGTTTTAAAGAAGGCTGACGCGGTGGTGTATGACAGGCTTGTAAACCGCGAGATTCTGTCGCTGGCAAAGGTCGGGGCAGAGATGATCGACGTGGGCAAGATACCAGGTTGCCATAGTGTGCCGCAGGAGGAAATAAACAGGCTTCTGGTACAAAAGGCTAGGCAATATGAGGTAGTCGTGAGGTTGAAAGGAGGAGATCCTTTTGTCTTTGGAAGGGGAGGCGAGGAAGCGCTTTTTTTGCGCCAGCATGGAGTGCCTTTTGAGATAGTACCTGGTATAACCTCTGCGGTGGCAGTGCCGGCTTATGCGGGAATACCCGTCACGCACAGGGATTTGAGCTCATCGGTGCACATCGTAACAGGTCATGAAAGATGCGATAGGGATAAAAGCGTGCTGGATTTTAAAGCATTGGCGGGTCTAGAAGGGACATTGGTATTTCTCATGGGGATAAAGAACATAGAGCACATAGTGAAGGAGTTGGCGAAGAACGGCAAAAAGGAAGAAACACCTGTCGCGGTTATATCCCGTGGCACAACTCCTCATCAGACCACAGTTGTGGGCACATTGAAAGACATATGCCGTAAGGTAAAAGAAAGCGGCATTGGCAATCCCGCTGTCATCGTCATAGGTGACGTGGTATATATGAGGGATCAAATTGGCTGGCATGAAACAGATGGCAAAAAGAGAATACTTCTGACCAGAGCGCCTGAACAATCGGCTGAATTGATAGAAAGCCTGAGAGATTGTGGCTATCAGGTGATTTCGTGTCCTACTGTAAAGATTGAACCGGTTTACGGCGCTTTTGAAGCATTTTCCCGGCGCATTGAAGAATACGACTATCTGGTTTTCTCCAGCGTCAATTCGGTTAAGGTCTTGGATGAAGCCATGTTTCTCTGGAGATTTGATGTGAGGAAGTTAAAAGGCAAGAAAATTGCTGCTGTAGGTGCAGCTACCGCTAAGGCTTTAGAGAAAATCCATATTTGCGCCGACATTGTGCCAGGGGATTTTACCTCTGATGCCTTGGCGGAAATGATGGCAGCGGAGGTAAAGGGTAAGCGCGTCGCGGTGCTTACGTCGGACATAGGGGGAGAAAAGCTTATAGAGAAACTGAGGCAGCACGGAGGTTATGTGGATAAGGTGCCTTTGTACCACAACGTGCCTAATTACGAGATTAAGGATTACCTGATAGAGCAATTGATTAGAGGGCTTGATTTAGCTATATTTACCAGCCCATCTACCTTTAATTACTTAATAGAAATCGCCGGCGATAGCGCAAACCTGTTGAGGGATGTTAGGATAATGGCTATAGGGCCGGTGACAAGTCAGGCTATACTGGAAAAGGGATATAAGGTGGATTTGATGCCCCAAAGGCACGATACTGAGGGCATTATAGCTTTAATAAAAAGGGATGGTTAA
- the hemC gene encoding hydroxymethylbilane synthase has translation MRIRIGSRASKLALLQAQIVVESLKSIDKNIDFEVVKISTSGDRWTNRPLSEAGGKGLFVKEIEKALLERDIDIAVHSMKDVPGVLPEGLFIAAVLEREDPRDVLVCNRRFFPVPLFAQEGLKGLGRGAKIGTSSLRRAVQLKDMDDSVEVVPLRGNVDSRLRKMEELGLDGIIVAAAGLKRLGMGDRIDWYIPVDVMVPAVGQGALAVEMREKDPLYEVVKHLNHRETEMCVRAERAFMMELGGNCSVAIGAYATVSSGKMVLLGMSQQSGKVKKEEMRGEIFEPESLGKKLAKRLTGQT, from the coding sequence ATGAGGATAAGGATTGGGAGCAGGGCCAGCAAGTTGGCGTTGCTCCAGGCTCAAATAGTTGTAGAGAGTTTGAAATCTATAGATAAAAACATTGATTTTGAAGTCGTAAAGATTTCAACCAGTGGTGATAGGTGGACAAATAGGCCGTTAAGCGAAGCGGGGGGAAAGGGCTTATTTGTCAAAGAGATAGAAAAGGCGCTATTGGAGAGGGATATAGATATAGCGGTGCACAGCATGAAAGACGTACCCGGTGTGCTGCCAGAAGGCCTCTTTATAGCTGCTGTATTAGAGCGAGAAGACCCCAGGGATGTACTGGTGTGCAACAGGCGTTTTTTTCCGGTGCCTCTATTTGCACAGGAGGGATTGAAAGGGCTTGGTAGAGGGGCTAAAATCGGCACGAGCAGTTTGAGAAGAGCAGTTCAGCTAAAAGATATGGACGATAGCGTTGAGGTAGTGCCTTTACGGGGAAATGTGGATAGCCGTTTAAGAAAAATGGAAGAGTTGGGCCTTGATGGTATTATCGTGGCAGCAGCGGGATTAAAGAGGCTAGGTATGGGGGACAGGATAGACTGGTATATACCTGTAGATGTGATGGTGCCGGCTGTGGGGCAAGGCGCTTTGGCGGTTGAGATGAGGGAAAAAGACCCGTTATATGAAGTGGTAAAACACCTAAATCACAGGGAAACGGAAATGTGCGTAAGGGCTGAAAGGGCTTTTATGATGGAGTTAGGCGGCAATTGCAGTGTTGCAATAGGGGCCTATGCCACGGTATCCAGTGGCAAAATGGTGCTTTTAGGCATGTCTCAGCAAAGCGGCAAGGTAAAAAAGGAAGAAATGCGAGGGGAAATATTTGAGCCGGAATCCCTTGGTAAAAAATTAGCCAAGCGCTTGACAGGTCAAACGTGA
- the hemA gene encoding glutamyl-tRNA reductase, protein MSLEDLKVIGVDQNTPISIREKLALKKDELIGALKQVVELEGVEEAVILSTCNRTEVYTYSRGADGDTLGFLCRYSGLALDQIKEYGYCYRGRDGVKHLFEVACGLRSMVVGEEQILGQVKEAYEKSMEAGTAHKVLSRMFLDAISLGKKVRATTGIADIPLSVSYIAVKFIEQAFNGRISDKKVFVIGTGEMGRIVIKNLIAKGVERIYVTNRTHKRTVDLKKEFPQLTTVNYEFKYSAMADCDVIISATDAPHYTVNYDKFKGVYRGHKVCMVDIALPRDIDPRVAELPGVSLYTLDDLKRVSYENGLKRRDLIDDIEKMVEEAAGEYVKWLAQQKLVPMIKEVNEYAGEVCLLEFQRLKNKVVLTEREMEQVRIALHRVASKMVNRFIQYIKEHGDGG, encoded by the coding sequence ATGAGTTTAGAGGATTTAAAGGTGATAGGCGTGGATCAAAACACGCCTATAAGCATAAGGGAAAAACTGGCGCTTAAAAAGGATGAGCTGATAGGCGCCCTCAAGCAGGTTGTGGAACTGGAGGGCGTGGAGGAAGCTGTTATACTTTCCACGTGCAACAGGACTGAGGTATATACTTATTCCAGAGGGGCCGATGGAGATACACTGGGTTTTTTGTGCCGGTATTCTGGGTTAGCCCTTGATCAGATAAAAGAGTATGGGTACTGCTACCGAGGACGAGATGGTGTAAAACACCTCTTTGAAGTGGCATGTGGTTTAAGATCCATGGTGGTAGGTGAAGAACAGATTCTAGGACAGGTTAAAGAGGCGTATGAAAAATCTATGGAAGCAGGTACTGCCCACAAAGTGTTGAGCAGGATGTTTTTGGATGCAATTTCTCTAGGGAAAAAAGTCAGAGCGACCACAGGTATAGCAGATATTCCTTTATCTGTAAGTTATATAGCGGTTAAGTTCATTGAACAAGCCTTTAACGGCAGAATCTCTGATAAAAAGGTATTTGTCATAGGCACAGGAGAGATGGGGAGGATCGTCATAAAAAACCTGATTGCAAAAGGCGTTGAGAGGATTTACGTTACAAATAGGACCCATAAGAGGACGGTGGATCTTAAAAAAGAGTTTCCACAGCTTACGACGGTGAATTATGAGTTTAAGTACAGCGCTATGGCCGACTGCGATGTAATCATAAGCGCTACTGATGCCCCCCATTATACGGTCAATTACGATAAGTTCAAAGGTGTATACAGAGGTCATAAAGTCTGCATGGTAGATATAGCTCTTCCCCGGGATATAGACCCCAGGGTTGCGGAGCTGCCAGGGGTGAGCCTGTATACCCTTGATGATCTTAAAAGGGTTTCTTATGAGAACGGTTTGAAAAGGCGCGATTTAATAGACGATATAGAAAAGATGGTGGAGGAGGCAGCAGGAGAATACGTAAAGTGGTTAGCCCAGCAAAAGCTGGTTCCCATGATAAAAGAGGTAAATGAATACGCAGGAGAGGTCTGCCTCTTGGAATTCCAAAGGTTGAAAAACAAAGTCGTATTAACGGAGAGAGAAATGGAGCAGGTCAGGATTGCCCTGCACAGGGTTGCCTCTAAAATGGTAAATAGGTTTATACAGTATATCAAGGAGCACGGTGATGGGGGATGA
- the cobS gene encoding adenosylcobinamide-GDP ribazoletransferase, whose amino-acid sequence MILIDEVKRFVLMVQFMTRIPVPVNIHAGEGDFGKGSRYFPVIGLILGLLVYAVYYGSLRELPEEISVLIAIAASYALTGCMHIDGLADTFDGLFSARSRDKVLDIMKDSRIGTNGVLAVLFVVLFKALFLMEMDPLFVPTALIIAHVMGRWAMVPAMAFSRSARDGKGLGGLFIGRVKALDVAVAAAFTLVFGYFFSGFSYAHVIWIAVISALSGLSITGYIHWRIGGMTGDTVGSIGEITELISYAYVFMATR is encoded by the coding sequence ATGATATTAATAGATGAAGTAAAGCGCTTTGTACTTATGGTGCAATTTATGACCAGGATTCCTGTACCTGTTAATATCCACGCAGGAGAGGGGGATTTTGGTAAAGGCAGCAGGTATTTTCCGGTAATAGGCCTTATCCTGGGGTTGCTAGTGTATGCGGTCTATTACGGTAGTTTGCGGGAGTTGCCCGAGGAAATATCGGTGTTGATAGCCATAGCGGCCTCTTACGCCTTGACAGGCTGTATGCACATAGATGGGCTGGCTGATACATTTGATGGCTTGTTTAGCGCCAGGAGCAGGGATAAGGTGTTGGATATAATGAAAGACAGCCGCATTGGCACTAATGGGGTTTTGGCTGTGTTATTTGTGGTGCTATTTAAGGCGCTTTTTTTAATGGAAATGGATCCTCTGTTCGTGCCCACAGCCCTTATAATAGCGCATGTTATGGGGAGGTGGGCGATGGTTCCCGCCATGGCTTTTTCCAGGTCGGCAAGGGATGGCAAGGGGCTGGGCGGTTTGTTTATAGGCAGGGTGAAAGCTCTGGATGTGGCAGTTGCTGCGGCCTTTACATTGGTTTTTGGCTATTTTTTCAGCGGTTTTTCTTATGCGCACGTAATATGGATAGCTGTTATTTCGGCTTTAAGCGGGCTTTCCATAACAGGTTATATTCACTGGAGGATCGGTGGTATGACGGGAGATACCGTTGGAAGCATCGGTGAAATAACAGAGTTGATATCCTATGCATATGTATTTATGGCGACGAGGTAA